A part of Haliotis asinina isolate JCU_RB_2024 chromosome 10, JCU_Hal_asi_v2, whole genome shotgun sequence genomic DNA contains:
- the LOC137298588 gene encoding tigger transposable element-derived protein 6-like: MGSRGYIFNADETGLFYKLVPQRTLHLKGDKCHGGKKSKERITVLTAANMSGTEKLKLLVIGKSEKPRCFKNVRSLPVDYRSNGKAWMTSDLFTEWVNKLDQSMRRQNRKVLLLIDNCPAHPRVPNLKNVTVAYLPPNTTSRIQPMDQGIIASLKSNYRKQKMADLISAYDKKEKYEVTLLSAVTNIHRVWSHVTSQCIVNCFRKGGFKLPEENDMDHSELDEDDIPLANLRGMWGEVTDIANVPAEVTLEDFLNADENIVTTERLTDEDIVTAVKKDNETVDSDEDDSETVAEMEVKTTAEAATCLKHEQDYKGLWQ; encoded by the exons ATGGGGTCAAGGGGATAcatattcaacgctgatgaAACGGGACTTTTTTATAAGCTTGTACCACAGAGAACGCTTCACTTGAAAGGGGACAAATGCCACGGAGGAAAGAAATCTAAAGAACGCATTACTGTTCTAACTGCAGCAAACATGAGTGGTACAGAAAAACTGAAACTGTTAGTCATAGGGAAGTCAGAAAAGCCACGGTGTTTCAAGAATGTTCGAAGTTTACCAGTGGACTACAGATCAAACGGCAAAGCATGGATGACCTCTGATTTGTTCACTGAATGGGTGAACAAGCTCGACCAATCAATGAGGAGACAGAATCGGAAAGTTTTACTGTTGATTGACAACTGCCCCGCCCACCCACGTGTTCCTAATTTAAAGAATGTGACAGTGGCCTATTTACCACCGAATACGACATCGAGAATTCAACCAATGGATCAAGGGATCATTGCATCCCTTAAAAGTAACTATAGGAAACAGAAGATGGCAGATCTGATTAGTGCCTACGACAAGAAGGAGAAATACGAAGTGACATTGCTGTCTGCAGTCACTAACATCCACCGAGTCTGGTCTCACGTGACCTCTCAATGCATTGTCAACTGCTTTAGAAAGGGTGGGTTCAAGTTACCGGAGGAAAATGACATGGATCATTCTGAATTGGATGAAGATGACATACCCCTTGCAAACTTGCGTGGAATGTGGGGAGAAGTGACTGACATTGCTAATGTACCGGCAGAGGTGACACTCGAAGATTTCttgaatgcagatgaaaacattgtgaccaCAGAACGACTTACAGATGAAGATATAGTTACGGCCGTGAAGAAAGACAATGAAACAGTTGATAGTGATGAAGATGACAGTGAGACAGTGGCAGAAATGGAAGTGAAGACGACAGCAGAGGCAGCaacatgtttaaaacat GAGCAGGATTACAAAGGCTTGTGGCAGTAG